The Pelodiscus sinensis isolate JC-2024 chromosome 26, ASM4963464v1, whole genome shotgun sequence genome contains a region encoding:
- the PAFAH1B2 gene encoding platelet-activating factor acetylhydrolase IB subunit alpha2 isoform X1 — translation MSQGDSNPAAVPHAAEDIQGDDRWMSQHNRFVLDCKDKEPDVLFVGDSMVQLLQQYEIWRELFSPLHALNFGIGGDTTAHVLWRLKNGELENIKPKVIVVWVGTNNHENTAEEVAGGIEAIVRLINTQQPQAKVIVLSLLPRGEKPNPLRQKNAKVNQLLKVSLPKLASVQLLDVSGGFVHSDGAISCHDMFDFLHLTGGGYAKICKPLHELIMQLLEETPEEKQAALA, via the exons ATGAGCCAGGGAGACTCAAACCCAGCAGCAGTTCCACATGCAGCTGAAGATATTCAAGGAGATGACAGGTGGATGTCACAG CACAACAGGTTTGTCTTGGACTGCAAGGACAAGGAGCCCGACGTGCTGTTTGTGGGGGATTCCATGGTGCAGTTGCTACAGCAGTATGAG ATATGGCGAGAGCTCTTTTCACCCCTTCATGCGTTGAATTTCGGGATTGGTGGGGACACAACAGCGCATGTTCTCTGGAGACTGAAGAACGGTGAACTGGAGAACATTAAACCGAAG GTCATTGTTGTCTGGGTTGGAACAAACAACCATGAAAATACGGCAGAGGAAGTAGCAGGTGGAATCGAGGCCATCGTGCGGCTCATAAATACCCAGCAGCCACAGGCCAAAGTTATTGTATTG AGCTTGCTACCTCGAGGCGAGAAGCCAAACCCTCTGCGGCAGAAGAATGCCAAGGTGAACCAGCTGCTAAAGGTCTCGCTCCCAAAACTTGCCAGTGTCCAGCTCCTGGATGTCAGCGGGGGCTTCGTGCATTCGGATGGTGCCATCTCCTGCCATGACATGTTTGATTTTCTGCACCTGACAGGAGGGGGCTATGCAAAGATCTGCAAACCCCTCCATGAACTGATcatgcagctgctggaggagaccCCTGAGGAGAAGCAAGCTGCTCTGGCCTGA
- the PAFAH1B2 gene encoding platelet-activating factor acetylhydrolase IB subunit alpha2 isoform X2: protein METRGEPQPANRMSQGDSNPAAVPHAAEDIQGDDRWMSQHNRFVLDCKDKEPDVLFVGDSMVQLLQQYEIWRELFSPLHALNFGIGGDTTAHVLWRLKNGELENIKPKVIVVWVGTNNHENTAEEVAGGIEAIVRLINTQQPQAKVIVLSLLPRGEKPNPLRQKNAKVNQLLKVSLPKLASVQLLDVSGGFVHSDGAISCHDMFDFLHLTGGGYAKICKPLHELIMQLLEETPEEKQAALA, encoded by the exons ATGGAGACGCGGGGGGAGCCGCAGCCGGC GAATAGAATGAGCCAGGGAGACTCAAACCCAGCAGCAGTTCCACATGCAGCTGAAGATATTCAAGGAGATGACAGGTGGATGTCACAG CACAACAGGTTTGTCTTGGACTGCAAGGACAAGGAGCCCGACGTGCTGTTTGTGGGGGATTCCATGGTGCAGTTGCTACAGCAGTATGAG ATATGGCGAGAGCTCTTTTCACCCCTTCATGCGTTGAATTTCGGGATTGGTGGGGACACAACAGCGCATGTTCTCTGGAGACTGAAGAACGGTGAACTGGAGAACATTAAACCGAAG GTCATTGTTGTCTGGGTTGGAACAAACAACCATGAAAATACGGCAGAGGAAGTAGCAGGTGGAATCGAGGCCATCGTGCGGCTCATAAATACCCAGCAGCCACAGGCCAAAGTTATTGTATTG AGCTTGCTACCTCGAGGCGAGAAGCCAAACCCTCTGCGGCAGAAGAATGCCAAGGTGAACCAGCTGCTAAAGGTCTCGCTCCCAAAACTTGCCAGTGTCCAGCTCCTGGATGTCAGCGGGGGCTTCGTGCATTCGGATGGTGCCATCTCCTGCCATGACATGTTTGATTTTCTGCACCTGACAGGAGGGGGCTATGCAAAGATCTGCAAACCCCTCCATGAACTGATcatgcagctgctggaggagaccCCTGAGGAGAAGCAAGCTGCTCTGGCCTGA